A single region of the Geobacillus subterraneus genome encodes:
- the hisH gene encoding imidazole glycerol phosphate synthase subunit HisH, with product MTMIGIIDYGMGNLYSVSKALERLGCPYIVSGDNEELAQARGLILPGVGSFRDAMHILRETGLADFIRAAAENGTPLLGICLGMQLLFDESEENGPTKGLGLLRGRVVRFPGVTDDGEPYKVPHMGWNQLRFHRPSPLLDGVEEGHVYFVHSYYVVPGDEEVVLASSEYDVDVPAVVGRGHVFGTQFHPEKSGAVGMHILRNYVGIATGRENG from the coding sequence ATGACGATGATCGGGATCATCGATTATGGCATGGGCAACTTATACAGCGTCAGCAAAGCGCTCGAGCGGCTCGGCTGCCCGTATATCGTGAGCGGTGACAACGAGGAGCTGGCGCAGGCGCGCGGGCTCATTTTGCCCGGCGTCGGTTCGTTCCGCGATGCGATGCACATTTTGCGTGAAACCGGGCTGGCCGATTTCATCCGCGCGGCGGCTGAAAACGGCACGCCGTTGCTCGGCATTTGTTTAGGGATGCAGTTGTTGTTTGACGAAAGCGAGGAAAACGGGCCGACAAAAGGGCTCGGGCTGCTTCGCGGCCGCGTCGTCCGCTTTCCGGGCGTGACGGACGACGGCGAGCCGTACAAAGTGCCGCACATGGGCTGGAATCAGCTTCGCTTTCATCGTCCGTCGCCGCTTCTTGACGGTGTCGAGGAAGGGCATGTGTATTTTGTCCATTCGTATTACGTCGTCCCGGGTGACGAAGAGGTCGTGCTCGCCAGCAGCGAGTACGATGTCGACGTCCCAGCGGTCGTCGGGCGCGGCCACGTGTTTGGCACACAGTTTCACCCGGAAAAAAGCGGCGCGGTCGGCATGCACATCTTACGCAACTATGTCGGCATCGCCACAGGAAGGGAGAATGGTTGA
- the hisA gene encoding 1-(5-phosphoribosyl)-5-[(5-phosphoribosylamino)methylideneamino]imidazole-4-carboxamide isomerase yields MASFTIYPAIDMRGGKCVRLLQGDYNKETVYGDSPVAMAEQFAAQGAEWIHMVDLDGAKEGRRVNDRFVIEAARQLSVNVQVGGGIRTEDDVAYYLERGVARVILGSAAIADPPFVKKMLQTYGRRIVIGIDARDGFVATEGWLATSNVKAEELGRMLAEAGAETFIFTDIATDGTLSGPNIAAAVRLAEATGKEVIASGGVRSLDDLRALREYAGQGIGGAIVGKALYTNQFTLAEAVKAVNER; encoded by the coding sequence ATGGCATCGTTTACGATTTATCCGGCGATCGATATGCGCGGCGGCAAATGTGTCCGCCTGCTGCAAGGCGATTACAATAAAGAAACGGTGTACGGCGATTCGCCGGTCGCGATGGCCGAACAGTTCGCCGCCCAAGGGGCGGAGTGGATTCATATGGTCGATTTAGATGGGGCGAAAGAAGGGCGGCGCGTCAACGACCGGTTTGTGATTGAAGCGGCCCGCCAGCTTTCGGTGAACGTCCAAGTCGGCGGCGGCATTCGCACCGAGGACGATGTCGCCTACTATTTGGAGCGCGGCGTCGCCCGCGTCATTTTAGGAAGCGCGGCGATTGCCGACCCGCCGTTTGTGAAAAAGATGCTACAAACATACGGCCGCCGCATCGTGATCGGCATTGATGCCCGCGATGGCTTTGTGGCGACAGAAGGCTGGCTTGCGACATCCAATGTAAAAGCGGAAGAGCTCGGAAGGATGCTTGCCGAGGCGGGGGCGGAGACGTTTATTTTCACCGATATTGCCACCGACGGCACGCTGTCGGGGCCAAACATCGCTGCGGCGGTCCGTTTGGCGGAGGCGACGGGAAAAGAAGTGATTGCCTCTGGAGGCGTGCGCTCGCTTGATGATTTGCGCGCCCTTCGCGAATACGCCGGTCAAGGCATCGGCGGGGCGATCGTCGGCAAGGCGCTGTACACCAACCAATTTACGCTCGCGGAAGCGGTAAAGGCGGTGAACGAGCGGTGA
- the hisF gene encoding imidazole glycerol phosphate synthase subunit HisF produces the protein MITKRIIPCLDVKDGRVVKGVQFVQLRDAGDPVELAKAYDEQGADELVFLDISASHEGRKTMVDVVERVAAQLAIPFTVGGGIHSLDDMKRMLRAGADKVSLNTAAVLHPSLVTEGADFFGSQCIVVAIDAKYDDTLQSWRVYTHGGRNATEWEVVAWANEAVRLGAGEILLTSMDADGGKNGFDLELTRRVSEAVPVPVIASGGAGKAEHFWEAFEKGKADAALAASIFHYKETSVGQVKAYLKERGVNVR, from the coding sequence GTGATTACGAAACGCATCATCCCGTGCTTGGACGTAAAAGACGGCCGCGTTGTCAAAGGGGTGCAGTTTGTGCAGCTGCGCGATGCCGGCGACCCGGTCGAGCTGGCGAAGGCGTACGATGAGCAAGGGGCGGACGAGCTCGTGTTTTTGGACATTTCCGCCTCGCACGAAGGGCGGAAAACGATGGTCGATGTCGTCGAGCGCGTCGCCGCCCAGCTCGCCATTCCGTTTACGGTCGGCGGGGGGATTCATTCGCTTGACGATATGAAACGCATGTTGCGCGCGGGCGCGGACAAAGTGTCGCTCAATACGGCCGCGGTGCTTCACCCGTCATTAGTGACCGAAGGGGCGGACTTTTTCGGCTCGCAGTGCATCGTCGTCGCGATTGATGCGAAATACGATGACACGCTTCAGTCATGGCGCGTCTATACGCACGGCGGCCGCAACGCAACAGAATGGGAAGTCGTCGCCTGGGCGAACGAGGCGGTGCGCCTTGGCGCCGGGGAGATTTTGCTGACGAGCATGGATGCCGACGGCGGGAAAAACGGTTTTGACCTCGAGTTGACGCGGCGGGTGAGCGAAGCGGTCCCGGTTCCGGTCATCGCCTCGGGCGGCGCCGGCAAGGCCGAGCATTTTTGGGAAGCGTTCGAAAAAGGAAAAGCAGACGCGGCGCTGGCGGCGTCGATTTTCCATTACAAAGAGACATCGGTCGGTCAAGTGAAGGCGTACTTAAAAGAGAGAGGGGTCAACGTTCGATGA
- the hisIE gene encoding bifunctional phosphoribosyl-AMP cyclohydrolase/phosphoribosyl-ATP diphosphatase HisIE: MRTDIRFDDNGLVPAIVQDAQSKEVLMLAYMNQESLEKTLETGETWFYSRSRQALWHKGATSGNVQRVVDIRYDCDADTLLVLVEPAGPACHTGTYSCFSRSLDGAARTPAADRFAILHELEQIIAQRDAERPEGAYTTYLFEKGVDKILKKVGEEAAEVIIAAKNRSHEELKWEAADLLYHLLVLLREQKLPLDAVLATLAERHAQKTKAKG, encoded by the coding sequence ATGAGAACGGACATTCGCTTTGACGACAACGGGCTGGTGCCCGCGATCGTTCAAGATGCACAAAGCAAAGAAGTGCTCATGCTCGCCTATATGAACCAAGAGTCGCTCGAAAAAACGCTCGAGACGGGGGAAACGTGGTTTTACAGCCGCTCGCGCCAAGCGTTATGGCATAAAGGGGCGACGTCGGGAAACGTGCAGCGGGTGGTCGACATCCGCTACGACTGCGACGCCGACACGCTCCTCGTGTTGGTGGAGCCGGCGGGTCCGGCGTGCCATACGGGGACGTATTCGTGCTTTTCCCGCTCGCTTGACGGCGCAGCGCGCACGCCGGCGGCCGACCGGTTCGCGATTTTGCATGAGCTGGAACAAATCATCGCCCAGCGCGACGCCGAACGGCCGGAAGGAGCGTATACGACGTATTTGTTTGAAAAAGGCGTCGATAAAATTTTGAAAAAGGTCGGCGAAGAAGCGGCCGAAGTGATCATCGCGGCGAAAAACCGAAGCCACGAGGAGCTGAAATGGGAAGCGGCCGATTTGTTGTACCATTTGCTTGTGCTTTTGCGCGAGCAAAAACTGCCGCTTGACGCGGTGCTGGCGACGCTTGCTGAGCGGCATGCGCAAAAAACAAAAGCGAAAGGGTGA
- a CDS encoding tetratricopeptide repeat protein, whose protein sequence is MGKQLKRSSRKAMIVPFIQSADYFFKKGMKAYERGDLHKARKYLERAVRLDERDASFALQLALVLSELGEYQFSNQWLIKILHDLDETMYDCFYFLANNLACLGLFREAAKYAEQYLTYEPDGEFADDAADLLELLKLDRHDVSEEQEQLITMQERAQHLLEQEQFAEAIEALEAIVSRYPEFWSAHNNLALAYFYSGDVEKAKQKLLDVLRRDPGNLHALCNALVFAYHLHDQEQVAALCEMLASLYPFFREHQYKLGATFALVGRFDSAFRWLYRLYKNGFEGDGPFYYWLAYAAYHTGHESLARQVWETLTALHPEKRGEEPWAAPTLLDEALLRIVQLFEGEELADRLSGLYLFSRSPQAEKTALALAVCRLLPADPRLRPFIDSFLFGLDDGRSAWAAKIGRMIDVLLANNEEKEALCRFAFAVAVHPSAQGEPFANGAAWAAAIEYVWRQQQGEHVTQKGMAAKYGVSAATVQKYVQKVRRLWS, encoded by the coding sequence ATGGGAAAACAACTGAAGCGATCATCACGAAAAGCAATGATTGTACCGTTTATCCAAAGTGCGGATTATTTTTTTAAAAAAGGGATGAAGGCATACGAGCGGGGCGACCTCCATAAAGCGAGGAAATATTTGGAACGCGCTGTCCGGCTCGATGAGCGCGATGCATCGTTCGCCTTGCAGCTGGCTCTTGTGTTGTCCGAGCTTGGCGAATATCAATTTTCCAATCAATGGTTGATCAAAATTCTTCATGATTTAGATGAAACGATGTATGATTGCTTTTATTTTTTGGCGAACAATTTGGCCTGTCTTGGCTTGTTCCGTGAAGCGGCGAAATATGCGGAACAGTATTTGACATATGAACCGGACGGGGAGTTCGCTGATGACGCCGCTGATTTGTTGGAGCTGCTCAAACTCGACCGCCACGATGTAAGCGAAGAGCAAGAGCAGCTGATCACCATGCAGGAGCGGGCCCAGCATTTGCTTGAGCAAGAGCAGTTTGCCGAAGCGATCGAGGCGTTAGAGGCGATCGTTTCCCGATACCCGGAATTTTGGTCGGCGCACAACAATTTGGCGCTTGCCTATTTTTACAGCGGCGACGTGGAGAAGGCGAAGCAAAAGCTGCTTGACGTGCTGAGGCGCGATCCCGGCAATTTGCATGCGCTTTGCAACGCGCTCGTTTTCGCCTATCACTTGCATGACCAAGAACAGGTGGCTGCTCTTTGCGAGATGTTGGCTTCCCTCTACCCGTTTTTCCGCGAACACCAATATAAGCTTGGGGCTACTTTTGCTCTTGTCGGGCGGTTCGACTCGGCGTTTCGCTGGTTGTATCGCCTGTATAAAAACGGTTTTGAGGGTGACGGCCCCTTTTACTACTGGCTCGCTTACGCCGCGTATCATACCGGGCATGAATCGTTAGCCCGGCAAGTATGGGAAACGCTCACTGCCCTTCATCCAGAAAAGCGCGGCGAGGAGCCGTGGGCCGCTCCGACGCTGCTCGATGAAGCGCTTCTCCGCATTGTTCAGCTGTTTGAGGGGGAGGAGCTGGCTGACCGGCTGTCTGGATTGTATTTGTTCAGCCGCTCGCCGCAAGCGGAAAAGACCGCGTTGGCGCTCGCTGTCTGCCGCCTCTTGCCGGCCGATCCGCGTCTGCGCCCGTTTATCGATTCGTTTTTGTTCGGGCTGGATGACGGGCGATCCGCTTGGGCGGCGAAGATCGGCCGCATGATCGATGTGCTTTTGGCAAATAATGAGGAAAAGGAGGCGCTCTGCCGCTTCGCCTTCGCCGTGGCTGTTCACCCGTCAGCCCAAGGTGAACCGTTTGCGAACGGCGCTGCATGGGCGGCAGCGATCGAATATGTTTGGCGCCAGCAGCAAGGGGAACATGTGACGCAAAAAGGGATGGCGGCGAAATACGGCGTTTCCGCGGCGACCGTGCAAAAGTACGTGCAAAAAGTGCGCCGACTATGGTCGTGA
- the trxB gene encoding thioredoxin-disulfide reductase, giving the protein MADEKIYDVIIAGAGPAGLTAAVYTSRANLSTLMIERGVPGGQMVNTEEVENYPGFETILGPELATKMFEHAKKFGAEYAYGDVKEIIDGEAYKTVVVGDKEYKARAVIIATGAEYKKLGVPGEAELGGRGVSYCAVCDGAFFKGKDLVVVGGGDSAVEEGVYLTRFANKVTIVHRRDQLRAQKILQDRAFANEKVDFIWNHTVKQINEKDGKVGSVTLVHTETGEEREFPCDGVFIYIGMVPLSKPFVNLGITNENGYIVTNEKMETKVPGIFAAGDVREKTLRQIVTATGDGSIAAQSAQHYVEELKEKLNTQGVS; this is encoded by the coding sequence GTGGCAGACGAAAAAATCTATGACGTCATTATTGCCGGAGCCGGGCCGGCGGGGCTGACGGCGGCTGTGTATACGTCACGCGCCAATTTGTCGACGCTCATGATCGAGCGCGGCGTGCCGGGCGGGCAAATGGTCAATACGGAGGAAGTCGAGAACTACCCGGGATTTGAAACGATTTTAGGGCCGGAATTGGCGACAAAAATGTTTGAACATGCGAAAAAGTTCGGAGCGGAATACGCCTACGGCGATGTCAAAGAAATTATCGACGGCGAGGCGTATAAAACGGTCGTTGTCGGCGACAAAGAGTATAAAGCGCGCGCGGTGATTATCGCCACCGGCGCCGAATACAAAAAGCTCGGCGTGCCAGGGGAAGCGGAGCTTGGCGGCCGCGGCGTTTCGTATTGTGCAGTTTGCGACGGGGCATTTTTCAAAGGAAAAGACTTGGTCGTCGTCGGCGGCGGCGACTCGGCGGTCGAAGAAGGCGTCTATTTGACCCGTTTTGCCAATAAAGTGACGATCGTTCACCGCCGCGATCAACTGCGGGCGCAAAAAATTTTGCAAGACCGGGCGTTTGCCAATGAAAAAGTCGATTTTATTTGGAATCATACAGTGAAACAAATCAATGAAAAGGATGGCAAAGTCGGCAGCGTGACGCTCGTCCATACCGAGACCGGGGAAGAGCGCGAATTCCCGTGCGACGGCGTCTTTATTTACATCGGGATGGTGCCGCTCTCCAAGCCGTTTGTCAATCTTGGTATCACGAACGAAAACGGTTATATTGTCACGAACGAGAAAATGGAAACGAAAGTGCCGGGCATTTTCGCTGCCGGTGATGTGCGGGAAAAAACGCTCCGGCAAATCGTCACGGCGACCGGCGACGGCAGCATCGCCGCGCAAAGTGCCCAACATTACGTCGAGGAACTGAAAGAAAAATTGAATACGCAAGGGGTTAGCTGA
- a CDS encoding NUDIX hydrolase → MFGVKKLQRVTNCVLYKDGRVLLLQKPKRGWWVAPGGKMEPGETVREACIREYREETGIYLKHPQLKGVFTVVIKDGERTVSEWMMFTFFAEDFIGENVASSEEGTLAWHDVETLSALPMAPGDYHILDYALKGQGMMYGAFVYTEEFELLSYRLDPS, encoded by the coding sequence ATGTTTGGGGTGAAGAAATTGCAACGGGTAACGAATTGCGTATTATATAAAGACGGCCGGGTGTTGCTTTTGCAGAAGCCGAAACGGGGCTGGTGGGTCGCCCCGGGCGGCAAAATGGAGCCCGGCGAGACGGTGCGTGAAGCGTGCATTCGCGAATATCGGGAAGAGACGGGCATTTATTTAAAACACCCGCAGCTGAAAGGGGTGTTTACCGTCGTGATCAAAGACGGGGAGCGAACGGTGTCTGAATGGATGATGTTTACCTTTTTCGCGGAGGACTTTATCGGTGAAAATGTCGCGTCTTCCGAAGAGGGAACGCTCGCTTGGCACGATGTCGAGACGCTTTCGGCGCTGCCAATGGCCCCAGGTGACTACCATATTTTAGACTACGCCTTAAAAGGTCAAGGAATGATGTACGGCGCATTTGTGTATACGGAGGAATTTGAGCTGCTTTCGTATCGCCTTGATCCGAGTTAA
- the rapZ gene encoding RNase adapter RapZ yields the protein MGQNGTVQPIQLVIITGMSGAGKTVAIQSFEDLGFFCVDNLPPTLLPKFLELVKESGNKMNKVALVMDLRSRDFFDHLFAALDELSEQAWIVPQILFLDAQDSTLVARYKETRRTHPLAPNEPPLEGIRLERKLLEEIKGRAQIIYDTTGLKPRELREKIVRQFSSHAQSGFTVNVMSFGFKYGIPIDADLVFDVRFLPNPHYIEHMRPKTGLDDEVSSYVLKWGETQKFLEKLLDLLAFMLPYYQREGKSQLVIAIGCTGGQHRSVALAEYIARHFSADYKTVVSHRDMERRKEAHR from the coding sequence ATGGGGCAAAACGGGACGGTGCAACCGATCCAGCTCGTGATTATTACCGGCATGTCCGGAGCGGGGAAAACGGTGGCGATTCAAAGTTTTGAAGATCTCGGCTTTTTTTGCGTTGACAATTTGCCGCCGACGCTATTGCCGAAGTTTTTGGAGCTTGTGAAAGAGTCCGGGAATAAAATGAATAAAGTCGCGCTCGTCATGGACTTGCGCAGCCGCGACTTTTTTGATCATTTGTTCGCCGCGTTGGACGAATTGTCCGAGCAGGCGTGGATCGTGCCGCAAATTTTGTTTTTGGACGCACAAGACTCGACGCTTGTCGCCCGCTACAAAGAAACGCGGCGGACGCACCCGCTCGCGCCGAACGAACCGCCGCTTGAAGGGATCCGCCTCGAGCGGAAGTTGCTTGAAGAAATCAAAGGGCGGGCGCAAATCATTTATGATACGACCGGACTCAAGCCGCGCGAGCTGCGCGAAAAAATTGTCCGCCAGTTTTCGTCGCATGCGCAGTCTGGGTTTACGGTCAACGTCATGTCGTTCGGATTTAAGTACGGCATCCCGATAGACGCTGATTTAGTGTTTGATGTCCGTTTTTTGCCGAACCCGCATTATATTGAGCACATGCGCCCGAAAACCGGGCTTGATGACGAAGTGTCATCGTATGTGCTAAAATGGGGAGAAACACAAAAATTTTTAGAAAAGTTGCTTGACTTGTTGGCGTTTATGCTGCCATATTACCAGCGCGAGGGGAAAAGCCAGCTGGTGATTGCCATCGGCTGCACGGGCGGGCAGCACCGCTCGGTGGCGCTGGCGGAATACATCGCCCGCCATTTTTCTGCCGATTATAAAACGGTTGTCTCGCACCGGGACATGGAGAGGAGAAAGGAAGCGCATCGATGA
- a CDS encoding gluconeogenesis factor YvcK family protein, protein MRDEQAAKMVVIGGGTGLPVLLRGLKQYELDLTAIVTVADDGGSSGRLRDELRVPPPGDVRNVLAALSDVEPLIVELFQHRFQNGNGLSGHSLGNLILAALTSITGDFMKAIREMSKVLNVHGQVLPAANKSVVLHAEMEDGSIVSGESKIPNAGKKIKRVFLTPEDIEPLPETIAAIRRADLIVIGPGSLYTSILPNLLVPKIGQEVCKAKAKKVYICNIMTQAGETPHYTVSDHVKALHSHLGRPFLDAVIVNSGAIPEAIRRRYEEERAEPVRDDSSGLHIQVIREDIVTYEDGVIRHNTAKVAALLLGLLSRR, encoded by the coding sequence ATGAGGGACGAACAAGCAGCCAAAATGGTTGTCATCGGCGGCGGCACCGGGCTTCCTGTCTTGTTGCGGGGGCTGAAGCAATACGAGCTCGACTTGACCGCTATTGTCACTGTCGCCGATGACGGGGGAAGTTCCGGGCGGCTGCGCGATGAGCTGCGCGTCCCGCCGCCTGGGGATGTCCGCAACGTGCTGGCGGCGCTGTCTGATGTCGAACCGCTCATTGTCGAGCTGTTTCAACATCGCTTTCAAAACGGCAACGGCTTATCCGGCCATTCGCTCGGCAATTTAATTTTAGCGGCGCTCACCTCGATCACCGGCGATTTTATGAAGGCGATCCGTGAAATGAGCAAAGTGCTGAACGTGCACGGCCAAGTGCTGCCGGCGGCGAACAAAAGTGTCGTTTTGCATGCTGAAATGGAAGATGGTTCGATTGTGTCCGGCGAATCCAAAATTCCGAATGCGGGAAAAAAAATTAAGAGAGTGTTTTTAACCCCGGAAGATATTGAACCGCTGCCGGAGACGATCGCCGCCATCCGCCGTGCCGATTTGATCGTCATCGGACCGGGAAGCCTGTATACGAGCATTTTGCCGAATTTGCTTGTGCCGAAAATCGGGCAGGAAGTATGCAAAGCAAAGGCGAAAAAAGTATATATATGCAACATTATGACCCAAGCCGGCGAGACGCCGCACTATACGGTGAGCGATCATGTGAAGGCGCTTCACAGCCACCTTGGCCGCCCGTTTTTAGATGCGGTGATCGTCAACAGCGGGGCGATTCCGGAAGCGATTCGCCGCCGTTACGAGGAGGAGCGGGCCGAGCCGGTGCGTGACGACAGCAGCGGACTTCACATCCAAGTCATTCGCGAGGATATTGTTACGTATGAAGATGGGGTCATTCGTCATAATACAGCGAAAGTCGCCGCTCTTCTTCTTGGGCTGCTTTCCCGCCGCTAG
- the whiA gene encoding DNA-binding protein WhiA, which yields MSFASETKKELTNLEVKRCCLRAELSALLRMNGSLSFSGGRMTVDVQTENAAIARRIYTLLKKGYDVAVELFVRKKMRLKKNNVYIVRITDGAAPLLRELYIWNGDFSFVHDISPELVKKKCCKRSYLRGAFLAGGSVNNPETSSYHLEIFSLYEEHNRSLCELMNSHFFLNAKTLERKKGFITYLKEAEKIAEFLNIVGAHQALLRFEDIRIVRDMRNSVNRLVNCETANLNKTIGAALRQVENIRYIDETIGLDSLPAKLREIARLRIEHQDVTLKELGEMVTGAKISKSGINHRLRKIDEIAERLRAGKPVDFHKSL from the coding sequence GTGTCCTTTGCGTCAGAAACGAAAAAAGAATTGACCAATCTCGAAGTGAAACGCTGTTGCCTGCGGGCAGAGCTGTCGGCGCTGTTGCGCATGAACGGTTCGCTGTCGTTTTCCGGCGGGCGGATGACGGTCGATGTCCAAACGGAAAACGCGGCGATTGCCCGGCGCATTTATACGCTGCTGAAAAAAGGGTATGATGTCGCCGTTGAGCTGTTTGTCCGCAAAAAAATGCGTTTGAAGAAAAATAACGTATATATCGTGCGCATTACCGACGGTGCGGCTCCGTTGCTTCGCGAGCTTTATATTTGGAACGGCGATTTTTCGTTCGTCCACGATATTTCTCCGGAGCTCGTCAAGAAAAAGTGCTGCAAGCGTTCGTATTTGCGCGGCGCATTTTTGGCGGGCGGCTCGGTCAACAACCCGGAAACGTCCTCATATCATTTAGAGATTTTTTCGCTGTATGAGGAACATAATCGGTCGCTATGTGAATTAATGAACAGTCACTTTTTTTTAAATGCAAAAACGTTGGAACGGAAAAAGGGGTTTATTACGTATTTAAAAGAGGCGGAAAAAATCGCGGAGTTTTTAAATATTGTCGGCGCTCACCAGGCGCTGCTCCGCTTTGAAGACATTCGCATCGTCCGCGACATGCGCAACTCCGTCAATCGGCTTGTCAATTGTGAGACGGCCAATCTAAACAAAACGATCGGCGCTGCGCTCCGCCAAGTGGAAAACATCCGCTACATCGATGAAACGATCGGCCTTGATTCACTGCCGGCGAAGCTGCGCGAAATTGCCCGACTCCGCATCGAGCACCAAGATGTCACCTTAAAGGAGCTCGGTGAGATGGTCACGGGCGCAAAAATCAGCAAATCCGGCATCAACCACCGGCTGCGCAAAATTGATGAGATCGCGGAGCGGCTGCGGGCTGGAAAGCCGGTCGATTTCCATAAATCGCTGTAA